The Carettochelys insculpta isolate YL-2023 chromosome 23, ASM3395843v1, whole genome shotgun sequence genome has a window encoding:
- the LOC142025537 gene encoding claudin-16-like → MIEIFQLMAFCLGLFFTLFLVIATCTDCWMGNADDSVEGSLKCRGLWRECVTNVQDSIRTCDQYDSILAAHPLKIVVTRALLIPADLLAGLALIMLLLRLDCVKFLKGVPHIKLKLCYAAGFTLGLGSVLGMLGSVWYVVDVYTERATLMLHNMFLGIRYDFGWSCWLGMAGSAGCFMVSVMLTCCLYIITGQ, encoded by the exons ATGATAGAGATCTTCCAACTGATGGCTTTCTGCCTGGGTCTCTTCTTCACCCTCTTCCTGGTCATAGCCACCTGCACCGATTGCTGGATGGGTAATGCTGATGACAGCGTGGAG GGCAGCCTGAAATGCCGGGGGCTCTGGAGGGAGTGTGTCACCAATGTGCAGGACAGCATCAGGACTTGTGACCAGTATGATTCCATTCTGGCAGCCCACCCAT TGAAGATTGTGGTGACGCGAGCCCTGCTGATCCCAGCTGACCTTCTGGCGGGCTTGGCTCTGATTATGCTGCTCCTGCGTCTGGACTGTGTCAAGTTTCTCAAGGGAGTGCCCCATATCAAACTGAAGCTATGCTATGCGGCTGGCTTCACGCTGGGCCTTGGAA GTGTGCTTGGCATGCTCGGCTCCGTGTGGTATGTGGTGGACGTCTACACGGAGAGAGCCACTCTCATGTTGCACAACATGTTCCTGGGAATCCGCTACGACTTTGGCTGGTCATGCTGGCTGGGGATGGCCGGTTCGGCGGGCTGCTTCATGGTATCTGTTATGCTAACCTGCTGCCTTTATATCATCACAGGTCAGTAA